Proteins found in one Chthonomonadales bacterium genomic segment:
- the prmA gene encoding 50S ribosomal protein L11 methyltransferase: MRWAEIRVEAPIESADAVAQALIDIGSNGVAVSGEGPRVLTGHLPVSDTLQEALDRLTARLDAVAAAGLAPAGKVSLRLADDEDWANEWRKHFQPLEVGQHLLIKPTWVAAPPGTGRVVVELDPGMAFGTGGHPTTRLCLTVLEQRLRPGDVVADIGTGSGILALAAARLGAARVFATDIDRLPRETAAANVKANNLDAVVSVLDPAVFDRSARACDIVVANIISDTLIELAPAVAPRLRPAGLFVGCGIVADGLPGVVDAYAAQGLVAEEVMADDYWRALICRAPGDPARSEPVS; the protein is encoded by the coding sequence GTGCGCTGGGCTGAGATACGCGTCGAGGCGCCGATCGAGAGCGCCGACGCCGTCGCCCAGGCGCTGATCGACATCGGCAGCAACGGCGTGGCGGTGTCTGGCGAGGGCCCGCGCGTGCTCACCGGCCATCTGCCGGTCTCCGACACGCTCCAGGAGGCCCTCGACCGCCTGACGGCGCGCCTGGACGCCGTCGCGGCGGCCGGCCTTGCCCCGGCCGGTAAGGTCTCCCTGCGCTTGGCCGATGACGAGGACTGGGCCAACGAGTGGCGCAAGCACTTTCAGCCGCTCGAGGTCGGCCAGCACCTTCTGATCAAGCCAACGTGGGTCGCCGCCCCTCCCGGAACAGGGCGCGTCGTCGTGGAGCTTGACCCGGGCATGGCCTTCGGGACCGGGGGGCACCCCACCACCCGGCTCTGCCTGACGGTCCTCGAGCAGCGCCTGCGGCCGGGCGATGTCGTGGCCGACATCGGCACCGGCTCCGGTATCCTCGCCCTCGCCGCGGCGCGACTGGGCGCCGCGCGGGTGTTCGCCACGGATATCGACCGCCTCCCGCGCGAGACGGCGGCGGCGAACGTGAAGGCGAACAACCTGGACGCCGTCGTGTCGGTGCTGGATCCGGCGGTATTCGATCGGTCCGCTCGCGCTTGCGACATCGTCGTCGCCAACATCATCTCCGACACGCTGATCGAGCTCGCGCCGGCCGTGGCGCCGCGTCTTCGGCCGGCGGGCCTGTTCGTCGGTTGTGGCATCGTCGCGGACGGCCTGCCGGGCGTGGTGGACGCGTACGCCGCGCAGGGCCTCGTGGCGGAGGAGGTGATGGCGGACGACTACTGGCGCGCGCTCATCTGCCGCGCCCCCGGAGACCCCGCGCGCTCTGAACCCGTCTCCTGA